A DNA window from Vigna unguiculata cultivar IT97K-499-35 chromosome 10, ASM411807v1, whole genome shotgun sequence contains the following coding sequences:
- the LOC114166605 gene encoding growth-regulating factor 9-like isoform X2 gives MEAKPLRIVPSSHNTSGGGPRKKIDIGHAMRNGGAAGGVDVERRRVFMVKEEKEKEKEYSSNSVELHLGVDASHSAPPEINHVITEAQRRELHHQVFIFNHLAYKLPPPHHRVQFPSNMSEYSFLGFDHGNVVDPEPHRCRRTDGKKWRCSKSVVPGQKYCERHMHRGRNRSRKPVETSQVNSPLASKPCGKSPTKSASKTRFEISNPNLTMAMQPSETPSSTPSRSLSIDNCSSMNRSLMVFPSASAAAFPGSGLATAGAPKAADNKSCLKMCQKDNQSKSRVSNSTGNRSDGKGSIVVGDSNSISTGISFSPTSVLQVFGNNPSYVNDKTNNTESAPDRCRRTDGKKWQCKSVVLPGQKYCATHMHRGAKKRFASHEIAAAAATTTTTTCSAVTIARLPNSPATTNMQKEDSAIPSTNLSMSVPASAQCNGKGSSNNDTDTTISDTLQECSYTSF, from the exons ATGGAAGCTAAGCCTCTTAGGATTGTTCCCTCTTCACACAACACTTCTG GAGGTGGACCCCGGAAGAAGATTGACATTGGACACGCGATGAGAAATGGTGGTGCTGCTGGTGGTGTTGATGTTGAGAGAAGGAGGGTTTTTATGGTcaaggaagagaaagagaaagaaaaagagtacTCTTCCAATAGTGTTGAACTTCATCTTGGGGTTGATGCTTCTCATTCTGCGCCACCAGAAATAAACCATGTGATCACTGAAGCTCAGAGGCGTGAGCTTCACCACCAAGTTTTCATCTTCAACCACTTGGCTTATAAACTTCCTCCTCCTCATCACCGTGTGCAATTCCCAAGCAACATGTCAG AATACAGTTTCCTTGGTTTTGATCATGGGAATGTGGTGGATCCAGAACCTCATAGGTGCAGAAGAACTGATGGAAAGAAATGGAGATGCAGTAAGAGTGTAGTGCCTGGTCAAAAGTACTGTGAAAGGCACATGCATAGAGGTAGAAATCGTTCAAGAAAGCCTGTGGAAACATCTCAAGTTAACTCTCCTTTGGCATCAAAACCTTGTGGCAAGTCACCTACCAAATCAGCCTCAAAGACAagatttgaaatttcaaatccAAACCTCACCATGGCAATGCAACCTAGTGAAACACCTTCCAGCACCCCATCAAGGAGCCTCAGCATTGACAATTGCTCTTCCATGAACAGGTCCCTCATGGTGTTTCCTTCGGCCTCTGCGGCGGCATTCCCGGGCTCCGGCCTTGCCACTGCCGGTGCTCCTAAGGCGGCGGATAACAAAAGTTGCCTAAAGATGTGCCAGAAAGATAACCAGTCCAAGAGCCGTGTCAGTAACAGCACAGGCAATAGAAGTGATGGGAAAGGAAGCATTGTTGTTGGTGATTCTAATAGCATCTCTACTGGAATAAGCTTCTCCCCAACAAGTGTTCTTCAAG TTTTTGGTAACAACCCTTCTTACGTGAATGACAAAACCAACAACACAGAATCTGCACCGGACCGGTGCCGGCGAACGGACGGCAAGAAGTGGCAATGCAAGAGTGTTGTTCTTCCTGGTCAGAAGTACTGTGCCACACACATGCACAGAGGTGCTAAAAAGCGTTTTGCAAGCCATGAAATAGCAGCAGCTGCTGCTACAACCACCACAACTACTTGTTCTGCCGTTACCATTGCGCGGTTGCCGAACTCTCCGGCCACAACCAACATGCAGAAAGAGGATTCCGCAATTCCAAGCACAAATCTTTCCATGTCAGTTCCAGCAAGTGCTCAATGCAATGGGAAAGGCTCTAGTAACAATGACACTGATACCACCATCAGTGACACCTTGCAAGAGTGTAGCTATACTTCTTTCTGA
- the LOC114166605 gene encoding growth-regulating factor 9-like isoform X1: MEAKPLRIVPSSHNTSGVGGGPRKKIDIGHAMRNGGAAGGVDVERRRVFMVKEEKEKEKEYSSNSVELHLGVDASHSAPPEINHVITEAQRRELHHQVFIFNHLAYKLPPPHHRVQFPSNMSEYSFLGFDHGNVVDPEPHRCRRTDGKKWRCSKSVVPGQKYCERHMHRGRNRSRKPVETSQVNSPLASKPCGKSPTKSASKTRFEISNPNLTMAMQPSETPSSTPSRSLSIDNCSSMNRSLMVFPSASAAAFPGSGLATAGAPKAADNKSCLKMCQKDNQSKSRVSNSTGNRSDGKGSIVVGDSNSISTGISFSPTSVLQVFGNNPSYVNDKTNNTESAPDRCRRTDGKKWQCKSVVLPGQKYCATHMHRGAKKRFASHEIAAAAATTTTTTCSAVTIARLPNSPATTNMQKEDSAIPSTNLSMSVPASAQCNGKGSSNNDTDTTISDTLQECSYTSF, encoded by the exons ATGGAAGCTAAGCCTCTTAGGATTGTTCCCTCTTCACACAACACTTCTG GGGTAGGAGGTGGACCCCGGAAGAAGATTGACATTGGACACGCGATGAGAAATGGTGGTGCTGCTGGTGGTGTTGATGTTGAGAGAAGGAGGGTTTTTATGGTcaaggaagagaaagagaaagaaaaagagtacTCTTCCAATAGTGTTGAACTTCATCTTGGGGTTGATGCTTCTCATTCTGCGCCACCAGAAATAAACCATGTGATCACTGAAGCTCAGAGGCGTGAGCTTCACCACCAAGTTTTCATCTTCAACCACTTGGCTTATAAACTTCCTCCTCCTCATCACCGTGTGCAATTCCCAAGCAACATGTCAG AATACAGTTTCCTTGGTTTTGATCATGGGAATGTGGTGGATCCAGAACCTCATAGGTGCAGAAGAACTGATGGAAAGAAATGGAGATGCAGTAAGAGTGTAGTGCCTGGTCAAAAGTACTGTGAAAGGCACATGCATAGAGGTAGAAATCGTTCAAGAAAGCCTGTGGAAACATCTCAAGTTAACTCTCCTTTGGCATCAAAACCTTGTGGCAAGTCACCTACCAAATCAGCCTCAAAGACAagatttgaaatttcaaatccAAACCTCACCATGGCAATGCAACCTAGTGAAACACCTTCCAGCACCCCATCAAGGAGCCTCAGCATTGACAATTGCTCTTCCATGAACAGGTCCCTCATGGTGTTTCCTTCGGCCTCTGCGGCGGCATTCCCGGGCTCCGGCCTTGCCACTGCCGGTGCTCCTAAGGCGGCGGATAACAAAAGTTGCCTAAAGATGTGCCAGAAAGATAACCAGTCCAAGAGCCGTGTCAGTAACAGCACAGGCAATAGAAGTGATGGGAAAGGAAGCATTGTTGTTGGTGATTCTAATAGCATCTCTACTGGAATAAGCTTCTCCCCAACAAGTGTTCTTCAAG TTTTTGGTAACAACCCTTCTTACGTGAATGACAAAACCAACAACACAGAATCTGCACCGGACCGGTGCCGGCGAACGGACGGCAAGAAGTGGCAATGCAAGAGTGTTGTTCTTCCTGGTCAGAAGTACTGTGCCACACACATGCACAGAGGTGCTAAAAAGCGTTTTGCAAGCCATGAAATAGCAGCAGCTGCTGCTACAACCACCACAACTACTTGTTCTGCCGTTACCATTGCGCGGTTGCCGAACTCTCCGGCCACAACCAACATGCAGAAAGAGGATTCCGCAATTCCAAGCACAAATCTTTCCATGTCAGTTCCAGCAAGTGCTCAATGCAATGGGAAAGGCTCTAGTAACAATGACACTGATACCACCATCAGTGACACCTTGCAAGAGTGTAGCTATACTTCTTTCTGA